The genomic window cccccgcagccaGGTGGGAGTGATGGTTCGCGGGGGCTCCAGGCTGCCGGGCCCTGGGGAGAGCAGGCTGGCGCAGGGCCAACCCTTCTGCCTCCCGGTTCTCCCACGTGCCAGGGACACCCCGTCCCGGCTCCGGGAATCACTTCTTCCTGGGATGCCCATGGGGAGGCAGGAAAGAGCAGGGGCCTCTGGGGACTGCCTCGGGTCGGCACCGCCCTCCGGAGGGGATATGCAGGGCACCTGTCCGCGCTGATGGAGCTCTGGAGTGACCCCACGTTCCCTGCGCATCTAGAAGAGTGCGGGCGGGTGTAGCGGTCTGTACGCCTCTGCGGGACAAACGCACGCGGGAGGCTCTGCGGGCGCTCGGCGTCCGTGCGGGGCGGGCGGGCTGGGTCTgtagaggggctcctgggctcCTGCCTTTGCTCGCAGCGGGCTTGGGCTTCTTTACCCGCGTGGCCCTGGGCCGTCCCACGgaacggaggaggaggaggctgcgCGGGGGACCCCGTGGGAGGTGGAGGACCCCCGGCGGGCGGGCCGCGGAGGGGAAGCGACCTTGACCCGCGGCTGGCTGGAGGTGCCGCACGGAGACTGGGTGCCCCGGGATGTGTGTGGCCAGCGCCCTTCTGGCCCCTTCTCCGGCGTCTGGATTCCGCGCTGTTTGCTCGGCGGGTTTCTACAACGCATCTTACGTTTAGAAAATGGTTGTGAAGACGTTCTCCTGAGGAGGGGCCCCAGCTGCTCCGCGCTCCCCgaccccctcctctcccacccccggCGGGCGAGCCTGGGGACGCGGGGCGGCGCGGTCCGGGCGGGCCGGGGACGCCGAGGGCGCCCGCTGCTCTCTGCTGCCCCCCGGTGGCGACCCCGGGCCACAGCCGCCGTCCCCCCGCCGCCCCGCAGAGGAGTACCAGTGCACCGGGGTCCTCGAGACGGATTTCGCCGAGCTCTGCACGCGCTCGGGCTACACCGACTTCCCCAAAGTTGTCCCCCGGCCTCGCCCGCACCCGGCCTTCGTCCCCTCGGCCTCGATGTCGGAAAAGCCCGCCTTAGGTGAGTGCCCGGGGAGCCCCGGGGGTGTCTGCCGGGGTCGCCCGGTGTAAGCCAGCCTCGCACCGCCGGGCGGGCCGAATGGCGGGGGCGCAGGGCAGTGAGTGCGGCCGTGCGGGGAGGGTCCGACGCGGCGGGGGTGCAGGTGGGTGAGTGTCCGGGCTTCCTTCCCCAACCCCGGCCCACGCCGCTTGCGGGCCCGAGACGCTGCGCCCCAGGCCGGAGGCCCCCCCCACTTGAGCGGTACGTCCGTGCGCTCTACGGACCGCCGCTCCgcttcctccctcctcacccGGGCCCCTCGCACCCCGCCTTGCAGACGATCAGCGCCTGTCGGGGTCTTGCAGCCTCAACAGTCTGGAGAGCAAGTACGTGTTCTTCCGGCCCACGGTGCAGGTGGAGCTGGAGCCCGAGGACAAGTCGGTGAAGGAGGTCTTCATCCGCGGTGAGCcccgctcccccgcccccgccgcgggCCCGGCCCCGGGCTGAGgcgcctcccccccacctccgcccGCAGGCTGGAAGGTCGAGGAGCGGATCTTGGGAATCTTCTCTAAATGTCTGCCTCCGCTCAGCCAGCTGCAGGCCATCAAGTGAGGGGACGCGGGGCTGCGGAGGGCAGGAGGCCAGTGTGGGGCCGCTGCCTCCCCGGCTTGGGAGAAAGAACCCccggggctgtgggaggaggggcatAAGGGAGGGTGTGGCCGGAGGGGCCTGGGGAGGCGGAGGCGAGGCTCCAGCTGGGTTTTGTACCCCCGAGTCCAGCTTGTGGAAGGTGGGGCTGACCGATAAGACCCTGACCGCCTTCAtcgctctcctgcctctctgcgcATCCACGCTCAGgtctgagagaggagaggggggtgggagggcccCGGCAGGGTGGgcagtttggggaggagagcGGCATCCCTGCCCAGGGCTGTGTTGATTTCTGAAGCTCCAGTCTGACCAGAAGAAGCGGGTCCCCTTTCTGCCGCACCAGGGCCTGGAGAGACTGGCCTCTGGGCTCCGTCCCTcctcgccccccccaccccccgtccaCTCTGTTCCTGGAGCTTTTCCCTcctgcctggggcctggggtcTACCACTGGAGTGGGGGCAGGTAAGGCGCAGTCACCCCATTGCACGGGTGCAGAACGGGGAGACAGGAAGTCTGCCTGGAGGAGGCGGTGCTGAGCAAAGctgtgaagaggaagaggagcaggtGTGAGGTGTAAGGCGGTGTAGTTACAGGTGCCCTTGGCAAAGCTGCTTTGGGCGCCCCTTCCCGAGGCTCCCCCAGCAGGCTGGACTTACCCTGCTTCGCGGAACAAACCCCAGGGCCTCACGCTGGCTCGCCCgcctcgccccccccccccccccgcctccacccttccctccaccccccgccccgtggGATGGGCGTGTCTGCAGGACAGGGATGGCGTCCGCTGCAGCTGGAGGTCCTCAACACTTTGCACGGAGAACACCATGGAACATGACTTGTGTCCATCGTGGCAATTAGAAACAAATTAGCCAGTAGAAACAAAATGGTAGCGTTCGTTGGAAGATACAAAAATAAGATGAACATAATCAAATCACTTAAAATGACTGTAATCAGGCTTAGGTGAAAGATGAGCCGGCCCCAAAAGCTGAAAGTGATACTAAATTGTgggagaatttattttatttattttattttatttacttatttgacagacagatcacaggcaggcagagaggcaggcagagagagaggaggaagcaggctccctgctgagcagagagccccatgcgggacccgatcccaggaccctgagaccatgacctgagcgaaggcagaggctttaacccagtgaaccacccCGGCGCCCCCTGGGAGAATATTTTTAAGTAGAGAAATTTCGTGCCATTAGTTCAGCTTTTGTTGTGACTTGGGAAAGGTCCTCCGTCCCCTCCCATCCCTGGGCACCGTGGGAGGGGGCACTGCTACTGGTGGTCCGGTCTGTTCCCTATTCCTGACTCACAGATCTCtccgtggggggggggcaggtaggcgggtgggggtggctggAGCTGTCGCTGGAGCGTGGGCTGGAGCTGCTGTCCCCTGGCTTCCCACTGGAAGCACGAGGCCTCCCTGCAGGGACAGCCCCGCGCCAGCCACAGAGACCCTAACGTGGAGGTCACAGTCTTTTTGGAACTTGACCTTACAAGTGACATCTCACCACTTTTGTCATATCCCATTTGGTCAGAAGTGAGTCAGCAGGTCTAGCCACCCTCTGGTGGGGCACATGTGGTGGTCACAGGAATCCTCCCAGAGGACAAGTCACCAGGGGCCACTATCGCTGGggagtgaccccccccccccccccggcacgGCGGCCACACTTCTGTCCCGTATAATTTTCTCTGTCGGAAGGCCGTCCTTGAGTCTGTTTCCCAGCTGCATCCCGGAAACCCACACCTCCTCTCTGACCCCATCCCTCCCTGGCCTCAGGGGCGCCTCCTGGTTCTCAGACCTTCCCTGTCCTCAGGAAGGTGTCTCTGGAGGGTAACCCGCTGCCCGAGCAGTCCTTTCACAAGCTCATGGCGCTGGACAGCACGTGAGACTGTTTTTTCTCGCCCCCTATCTCTGGGCCGGTTCCCCAGGCCAGGTAGTCCTagtctccccttccctgccctcccccacctgcccacGGATCCACGATTCCTGCCCCTTCACCCTCAGAGGTCAGATCCCCCAGAGAGGCGAGCCCCGACCCCATGTTCCTAGCgaatccccctccccaccccatgggCAGCATCTCCCACTTGTCCCTGCGGAACAACGACATCGACGACCACGGGGCCCAGCTGCTGGGCCGGGCTCTGTCCACACTGCACAGCTGCAACCGCTCCCTGGTCTCACTCAACCTGGGCTTCAACCACATCGGGGATGCAGGCGCTGGCTACATCGCCGATGTGCGTGTATGCGTGTATGGCGGGACCTGGGGGCTGGGATCCGGGGACCAGGCGTGGGGCAGCGGGCAGTGGTTCACACgcgctcctccccacccccgccccagggccTCAGGTTGAATCGCGCCCTGCTCTGGCTGTCCCTGGCGCACAACCGTATCCAGGACCAGGGCGCCCTGAAGCTGGCCGAGGTGGGTgcggtgggggtgtgtgtggaggaattgggggggggtgtccccgGGCTGGTGGCTGGCGTCTGAGTGGCCGCTTGCCTCAGGTCCTGCGCCCCTTTGAGCTGACACACACGGAGGTGGTGGAGCGCCGCCGCCTTCTGCTGGAAAAGGGGTCTCAGGAGCGCTCGCGATCGGTGAGCCCTGCGGCCCCCTGGCCCGTCCTAAGCCGGCCTCTCCCGGGCCTGGCCCGTCGTCGCCCCTTGGCGCAGGCCTAGTGGGCGTCTGCGCTCTGTCTCCTACCAAGCCGCGGCCAGCGGCGTGTGGGCCAAGGGGATGGCTCCGGTCCCAGCCCTGGAGCGCGAGCTGTTTGCCCACCAGTGGACCGGCTGCTTCCCGGGCCGTGGAGAGGACTGACGCggaggaggggcagtggaagTGTCCGGGTGTCCCTCCCAGCGAGCGAGTCTGGGCCCCCAGCCCAGCGTCCCCAGCAGCAACGTCGGCGTTTAGGCCCGGAGATGGGGTGGGGTGCGGTCAGTCCCCCTGCCCGCCTGGCATGGGAGTCCCCTCACCCCGCCCTGAGGAGGGGGTGCCGGCTCATCCCTTCCCTTCTGTGCGCACAGCCTTCCTCCTCCCGACACGGGGACTCCAAAGGCGAGAAGAACCCCTTCACGGGGGTCAGCAATGTTGCCCTGTCGGAGAAGCCAGACAAGACGCCCGCCACGAAGACCCTGAAAGGCCTGGGCAAGAAAAAGGATAAGTCAGGGGTGGGTGTGCGGCGAGCCACGGCCGAGCACGCAGTGCAGCGCAGGCGGGTTGCAGGGAGGAGGGCCTGGGGACACCCCGGCAAGCCCGGCTTTCAGCTCTCTCCTTGCGCTGCACAGGACGGGgcgaagagagaggagaagccgGGGTCAGGGCAGTCACCTACACAGGGGACCCTGAAGAAGGAAGACGCCAAGGCCTCCAAGGGGAGTAAGTAAGGGGTGTAAGTGGGGCTGCCCTGGGGCAGCGGCTcctagctgggggtgggggaagggagagcgcGGGCTCCTGAGTGCCGGCGGGTCCTCCTGGGGCCCGCGGTCTCTGGGCCGGTTTCCTCCATTCTGCCCCGGACACTGCGCACCCCATGTCCCTTGCCTGGACCCCCGTCGCACTGGCCTGAGGAAAGGGACCCGCCCACCGGGTTCTCTTCCCCTTGCAGCCCCTCCCAAGGTTTGAGGAGCGAACCTCCTGGTCCAGCCCGTGCCCTCTGGGCCCCCGGGCAGTATGGCACCATCTACGTGGTGCATtctggcccctctccccactccagaGGTCACCATCCCGGAGCAGAAGCCCAACAAGGGGAAGGGGCCCAAGATAGGAAACAAAGAGAAGCGCAGCTTCCTGCTGGAGTCCGAGGTACACTGGGGGctgcggggtggggcggggtgagCGCTGGGGGCGCTGGGGGCGTGGTGGGCGCAGGAAGTCGGGTGGATgtggggtgagctcagggagCCGGGCGGGCCCCAGGGGctgggcgcggggtggggggaaccGGGTG from Neovison vison isolate M4711 chromosome 10, ASM_NN_V1, whole genome shotgun sequence includes these protein-coding regions:
- the LRRC71 gene encoding leucine-rich repeat-containing protein 71: MSGEASAPGVSPRAPRPGTQKSSGAVTKKGDRATKEKPVTVLQPVGEEEPKNPEEYQCTGVLETDFAELCTRSGYTDFPKVVPRPRPHPAFVPSASMSEKPALDDQRLSGSCSLNSLESKYVFFRPTVQVELEPEDKSVKEVFIRGWKVEERILGIFSKCLPPLSQLQAINLWKVGLTDKTLTAFIALLPLCASTLRKVSLEGNPLPEQSFHKLMALDSTISHLSLRNNDIDDHGAQLLGRALSTLHSCNRSLVSLNLGFNHIGDAGAGYIADGLRLNRALLWLSLAHNRIQDQGALKLAEVLRPFELTHTEVVERRRLLLEKGSQERSRSPSSSRHGDSKGEKNPFTGVSNVALSEKPDKTPATKTLKGLGKKKDKSGDGAKREEKPGSGQSPTQGTLKKEDAKASKGKVTIPEQKPNKGKGPKIGNKEKRSFLLESEHGGQRAQPWAEPLGSAAGVLLLQQLVSEPSEVVNPLLEPVEHREGKVFMPGNKVLLHLNLTRNRITEVGLEGFLATVQHQAQFSKSKSAAKGPVGLLCLSLAKNYFSPQCTTYTMIQELMLPRDPISKAKPREEEPAASST